The segment TGGAAAACACCGGCGCCGATAAGTTTTTGGCCAATGCCATTGTAGGTCTGCTGGAACCTTTCGGGCTTATTGTCATCCTGGCGGGATTCGTGTTACTAACAGTATTCTTAACCCAACCTATGTCTAATGCTGCAGCGGCATTGGTGGTGTTGCCAGTAGCTATCCAGACAGCCATTCAGCTGGATTCTAATCCCCGGACGTTTGCCATTGCGATTATGCTGTCTGCTTCGGTTTCTTTAGTAACCCCCTTTGAACCTTCCTGTATTCTGGTGTATGGCCCGGGGAAGTACACCTTCAGAGACTTTCTTAAGATTGGCTCCGGGCTCACGCTTCTGCTGGTGACCATTATCTTAGTAGTTGTGCCTTTTTTCTGGCCTATGTAAGCTTTCGGGTTTAGCCAGATTGAGGTTAAAACCAGAAAGTTTAAACAGGGAACCTCGGGGATCGTACAAATAAAGGAACATCCACCTCCTGCGTATGAACCGTTTCCTCTACATCTGCCTTTTGGGGCTGGTAAGCTGCTCTCCTGAAAAATCTGCTGAAGAGATTTCTACCGCTCCTGCGGCCTCTGCCAATTCTCCCGTCCTTGAACAGGTGGCCGACTCTGTGAGCAACACCCGTGAAGATGGTACGGCCACTGCTTCTTCTCCACCCATAGACATAAAGCAACAACTTCCTGCTGAGTTGGAGGTTCACTTGGACCGCACGCATGGTCTGTGGCAGTTTCCTACTCTCACAGACGCTGACGTGCAACGGATACCACAGGAAGAACAGGGACCATACTTTGTGCAGGCAGACTTCAACGGAGACAAACAGCAAGACTACGCCATCCAGTTAATGGAGCGCGACTCAGCTTTTGTGTATGCTTTTGTGAAAGAGAAGGATAATGAATTTAAAGAGTACCTGTTAGAGCGGAACAAGCTACTAGACGTAGCCGCTAAAAAACGTAGTATCCGTTACCTCAGGTTGGCCAGCAAACAAGCCAAGTATTATGACTATGGTACCCGCAAGAACATCAAGATTCCGTATGACGGAGTTTCTGTAGGGGCAGAAAACTATACCGCCACGTACGTGTGGGACAACGGAAAATTCAGAAAGTATGAGACAGGAGATTAAATTGAGGTTTGTTACTGCAGCTCCAAGAAATCAAGGGCTTCCTGTTTGATTTCTTCGCGGGAGAGCCCGTCTTTTACACCGGTGGTGATTTTCTTCACCAACACGCCCACTACCGCTTTCCGGAAGCCCATCTTGGTCGCGATATCAATACAGAATTCCATCTCACTGTCATCTACTATTCCGTCTGCCAGCATCATCTCTACCAAGTCATAAACCTGATCAAACCTATCAAGGTCATTATTAGGCATGGTATGTTTCACATTACCACTGTCTGCCAAAAGGGCGCGCAC is part of the Rufibacter tibetensis genome and harbors:
- a CDS encoding tellurite resistance TerB family protein, giving the protein MFSIFESEETKRLKSHIVNLGALAKIDGHIDATEMEHIISIGERKGMRAQDVRALLADSGNVKHTMPNNDLDRFDQVYDLVEMMLADGIVDDSEMEFCIDIATKMGFRKAVVGVLVKKITTGVKDGLSREEIKQEALDFLELQ